The genomic window GAACCGTGCGCTGTCCAATGTTCCATATCAGTAGTGGAATAACAAAGCCATTGGGGCATATTAAACCATCCACCAGGTGTAGCTTTATCTTGCCCGACATATACATAAACGGTATTGCCTACAACCAGTGCAGTAGGATCTGCAGTAAAGGCATCTGTAAAAAGGGGGTTCTGTCCAGCGACTCTTGGCAAGGCCTCTCCAGAAATTTTCACTTCGTCAATTGCTCCATCCAGTACGGCGAGATTATTAGCAGAACCACTAGGAAAACCACGACCAATTACCCATAATCCAGCATCACTTCGCATAGCTGGACCATTAAAAATTATAGAATTTGATTTACTAAAGTCTTTTTCTGATGAAAGTTTTACATAAATAGTTAGTGTCGTTTTATCTTTTTTGTTATCATAATTTGCCTGTGCACGAACATCATACCATTGTCCTGCTTCAACAAATTCGCCTGCAACAATTCGGCGTGACTCACCATCAGCACACATCATTTCTACAAAATATTTCTTTTGCATATTGTCAAAACCTATGGAAACATCTCCCCCTAACTGACCATTAGCACCTTCTTTACAGAGAAATACTTGTTCGGTTCCTAAAAGATTACACATTAAACTGGCCTCGATTGCCCAACTTTTTCGCATATCATAATAAGCTAAAGGTCTATAAAAAGTAACTACATATTCACCACGCTTTATCGCTAGTGAACGGGTATTGGGTTTTCCATCTACTACAGCAGTTGGAACATTTTCAGAAAAGACATTGGGTGATGGTTTGCTTCCACGAACTTGTAAATAGTTTCCTTTGCCTGAATCGTCATAAACATAAGGTTGTGGGGTACTTGGACCACGGTCAGTCGCAGTCAAAGGTTGCCCTACAGCAGCAATTGAAAGAGTATCATCATTTAGATGTTTAATTTGTTCAAAACGCCAATGGGCTAATACTTCCCTTTGAGCATACACATCAATGGAACTTAAACCAAAGAGGAAAACGTTAAAAAGCAGTGCCCTAATATGTTTATGATTTCTTATCATTTAGATTCGACTTTTTTATTACAATTACTCTTTATTGAATATCCAATAGTCGAAATTAAATAATTCGCGACCTGCAGTAATGTTGTGACCATTAAAGCAAAAATAAATATCGTGTGTTCCTTTAATCTCTTGTGTGATTTTGGACGAAATGGTCTTAAATTTCTCCCAACCTCCAGTGCGAGGCACATCTATCGAAGCTATAATTGGCCCCTTAATACTGTCCGCACGTACCTCTAAAATACCACCATCAAGACCTGCAGCGATAGAAGCCGAAAAAGATTTAGGAGATTGATTTTCAAAATTAACTTCTCGTACTTTAATATGCCCTTTTAGGCGAGCAGATGAAACAAATACTCCAATCTTGTCATTTTGAGAAATGGAACATTTTTCTGACCAAGCCATTGTTTCTGCTTCCACGCGTTTGAAAGGGTTTATGGAACCAACTGGTTTTACACCTTCTTTTGTAGCAGTGACTGCGGGAATAGTTCCGTCTTCATTGTAATTAAATTGCTCTACGCTTGAAGCTCTTCCATAACTTCCACCGTTAGGCAAATGTCCTGTATGGTAAAAAACATAAGAGTTGTTTTTGTAATCAATAATTCCACCGTGATTGGTAAAACTATTGGTTTTTTGGTCTTCCATTATTTTTCCTTGGTATTTCCAAGGACCTGTCGCATCATCGCTCATAGAGTAAGAAAGTGTTTCACCTCCTTTTCCCATACCAGCAAACATCATGTAATATTTATTTTTTCGTTTGTAAAACCAAGGGCCTTCTATAAAAGTATCTTTATTTTCAATGCCTAGTTTTCTATTTTCTCTATTTCCGCCAAAGGTTTCATTGTTTAAAGGAACGGTAACAATATCGCCAGAATAAGAAATCATATCTTTGTTTAACTTCACATAAAACAAACTACCATTTCCCCAATACATGTAGGCCTGACCATCATCGTCAATGGCAACTGTAGGATCTATGTTTGACCAGCTTCCATTTATAATTAATGGTTTACCAATGGCATCCTTGAAAGGTCCAGTCGGACTATCAGATACTGCAACACCTATCGCCATATCATTTTTATCGCTCTGCGCACAGATGTACCAATAAAATTTACCATTACGCTCAATGCATTGCGCTGCCCAAGCCCGATCGCGAGCCCAGCTGAAGGATTCCAACGAAATGGGAACTCCGTGATTGGTCCAGTTGACCATATCAGTTGATGAAAATACTCTCCATTTAGTCATATAATAAAAATCAAAACCTGGAATATCATCTCCTGTATAGGCATAAACTGTTCCTTTGTAAACCATTGGCGCAGGATCTGGAGAAAAATTAGTTTGTATGAAAGGGTTTTGCGCTGAAGTTTGTGCTACAAACGCAAAGGAGAAAATGAACACTAAAAATTTTAATTTTTTCATAAACTACATTTTATATGATTTTATTCAATTGGCAAATCAAAGATTTATTGTAAAATTTGGCACTCCAAAAGATACCTAACAGGTTTTGAAAACCTGTTAGGATTTAGCATTAAAAAATCAATCCGTTAGAATCCCAACTATTGATTTGCATTATGTATTAATTAGGCTTTGCATCATTTGTTGAAGTAGCATATAACCCAACCAATGCCCCTGTAAAACCTCCAGCAACATTAGTTGAAAGAATATCTCCAGAAACTGAGCCTCCTAAATTTGTAAAATCAACCCCATTGATTGAATAACTAAATTCATAACTATCTCCTACTGCTTTCACTTGTAAACGAACCGGTTTTTTGATGTCTATTTTACTACTTGCAATAATTTTAGATGCTCCTTTTTCTGTTCTCTCCAATAAAACATAAGTGTCATTTCCTTTTTTGGTTACTCCAAAAACATAATTGAATTTCTCGTTTTGCAAGCATACGATACCTGCCAAATCTTTTTCGGAAGCAGGTTTATATTCCATTGTTGTGGCGAATGAAAAACTATTGTGTTGTTGTCTGTGAAAAAGTGTAGAAGTAGGTTTAACTTCTTTAATGTTTACGGCAAATGGATTGATTTGTAATCCTTTTTTAGTTATCGTAGCAAAATTTTCGCGTGGCCCTCTCAAACCAATCCATCTGTAATCTAATTTTTGAGAAGTAAAGTTTTCTGTAAACGTGAAATTACCATTAGGGAAAAATCCATCTTTACCTGTTTTGTTCTCAGTAACTCCTTTAGGCATTTTTAATTTTGGTTCCAAAGGAACTAATCCATTTTCGAAAACAGGAAACTCTCCAGACCAATCCACAGGTAAAATAAACGTTTCACGACCTGCATTTACCCTGTCTTTTTCATTTGGGCGAATTCCTAAAAACACTCCATAATACTTATCTCCAGGCCCTTTAACTAAATCGGCATGTCCAGCCCAATCAAATTTATTGGCTCTTTCTCTTGGAAAATAACGTTGTGTTAAAATTGGATTACTTGATGCAGGAATAAATGGCCCTTTTGGACTATTGCTTTTGAAAATTACTTCACTATGATTACCTCCTGTACCTCCTTCGGCACACATTAAATAATAACTACCGTCTTTTTTATACAAATGCGGTGCTTCAATCCAAATAGGTTTTTTCGAAAGATCTACTCCTCCATCCACTATGATTTTGTCAGTTCCAGGAATTACTTTATCTGTGGCAACATCATATTCCCAAACTTTAATTACACGGTGACCATTGTATAATTCTTTTCCTTGGTCTGGAGCATCATTGTGAACGATGTACCCTTTTCCATTATCATCAAAAAATATGGAAGGATCAATTCCTCCAAATCCTAATTTAATTGGACTTCCCCAACCTTTCATGGGATCTTTTGTTTTTACGATAATGTTTCCAAGATTTCCTGAAAATGCGGTTACAATCATATAAAAAGTATCATTGTGTGGATTGTAAGTTATTCCCGGAGCATAAACTCCTGCACTAATACCGGTATCGTGTGGATTGAATTCATTTACATTATTTAAAACACCTCCTAAATCAGTCCAGTTCACTAAATCTTTAGAATGAAAAATTGGCACTCCGGGAAACATCGCAAAGGAAGAACATACCATATAATAATCATCACCTTTTTTAGTTATCGCTGGATCTGGATAACATCCTTGCAAAATTGGAGTGTAAAACTCATCTCCTTTTAATGGATTCTTTTTATAAATTTGATCGTCTCCTTGATAAACCACTTTTGAAAATACTGCTGGATTTTTAGAAGTGCTTTTTTGAGCTTGTCCATTGACTCCAGTTAGCACAAACAAAGCCATAATGGTAGATAAAAATAATAATGTTGTGTTTTTCATTTTTTAAAATATGTGTGTTAATAATTTTTTACTTTATTGGAACTTTATCCAATCAATCTCAACCTGATTATCCTCTTTCGAAACAACGAACAAATTTTGAATCCCAGAATCAAACTTTAACAATGGTGATTTCACTTCAACCCATTTACTGTTTTTAGGAACTGTAACCTCGGCAATAACAGATCCATCGATTCCCTTTGTACGAATTTGTATTGCTCCTCCTTTTTCTGAAAAAGCTTTTATAGATACTGATTTCAATTTTTTATAGCCAAAATCAACCGTATTATATTGCATCCAAGAATTTGCTTGATTAAAAGTTGTTTTCCAACCCATAAAAGAATTGGAACTGTCTAAAAAAGAATTTGAAATCCCTTTATCACTCATTTTTGAATATCGATCGATTTGAATTTGATCTGTCGCCATAGTAATTCCAACCCCTCTTAAAGTAGGAATGACTTTTTGAATGCTCCCATCTGGATTGAAATGCAAATAATCAGCTCTGATTGATCTTGCTTTATCAAACTGGGGAGACAAATCGTTATGATGATAAAACAAATACCACTCTTTTTTGAATTCAATGATGGATTGATGGTTTGTCCAGCATCCTGTTGGAGATTCATCCATAATGACACCAGCAACTTTAAAAGGCCCCAATGGATTATCGGCAGTGGCATATTCCAATCGCTCAATTTTATTTTCAACATGAGGATAAGTCAAGTAATAAATTCCGTTTCTTTCAAATAAATAAGGGCCTTCTTTTAGTCCTTTGGTTGGAAGATTTTCGATAGTTTTTACCTCTGAATCCAATTCCGTCATATTCTCTTTTAACTTGGCTACAAAAACATTTCCACTAGACCAATACAAATAGGCCTGATTGTCTTTATCAATAAATACATTAGGATCAATTCCTCTAATTCCTTTTATAGGATTAGGTTCTGGAATGTAAGGACCTTCAGGCTTATCGGCAATTGCCACTCCTACCGTAAAACCTTTTTTATAATTAATGGTGTCTTTTGGCGTACTTGGAAAATAGAAATAATACTTACCATTTCTTTCAATACAATCTGGAGCCCACATACTATAACTATCAGGCTTCACCCAAGGCACTTTATTTTGTTGCACTATCATTCCGTGATCGGTCCAATCGGTTAAGTTCGCCGAAGAAAACACATGATAATCCTCCATACAAAACCAGTCTTTACGACCTTTCCCTTCGGTGGCCAATATGTCATGAGAAGGAAAAACATAAACTCTGTCTCCAAATACTCTTGCAGAAGGGTCAGCGGTGTATTGATCTTGAATAAGAGGGTTTTGAGCAAAAGAAATTGTGCTAATAAAAATCAGCATCATTTCGATTTTAAAAATTGATTTAAAGTTCATCCTATTTTTTTTAGTACTCCCTTCTTAATTGACCATTAACACACCTCCATTACAAGGAATTGTTATTTCAACTAATTGGTTTTTGTTCATTTTTACCGTACTCACTTTCCCGATTAATTTGTCATCATCACTATATTGCTTTAATTCAGAACCTGCAGAAATCATTGGTAATTTCATTTTAACTTTCAGGGTTTCCTTTTGAGCATTTACACCAGCTATATACCATTTTGCTCCTTTTCGACGAGCAAAAACCACATATTTCCCTGGATAACCATCTAAATATCTTACTTCATCCCAAGTTGTTGGTACTTCTTTCATAAAGTTTATGGCCCAATCAGGAGCGTCCGTTAGGTTGTTTGGTGCTAAAGCAAAATGCTGAACTCCACTTTGAAATAGTACTGCTGTGGCTAGAGCATAAACATCTGAAGTCATTCGTTTTGAACCTTTATTTGGCGTATTTTCACTATTGTAAAATTCATTTAAAGCACTACCTCCAAAATCCATGCTTCCTACCACATTCCGAATAAAAGTATGAATCGAGGCATTTTTGGCTTCATTATTACAACTTCCTTGACCAAAATATAAATTTTCACTAGCCAAAACAGCTTCACTTGCAGCATAATTTGGATACATACGTTCCCAACCTCTAGGCAAAGTACAACCATGAAAAATAACCATTATGCCAAAATCATTGGCATCGGCTAGAATGTCTTCGTATAGCTTTATGGTTACTTGTTTGTCTCCTCCAAAAAAATCTACTTTGATTCCTTTTACTCCAATACTTTTCATCCAAGCCATTT from Flavobacterium eburneipallidum includes these protein-coding regions:
- a CDS encoding family 43 glycosylhydrolase, with product MIRNHKHIRALLFNVFLFGLSSIDVYAQREVLAHWRFEQIKHLNDDTLSIAAVGQPLTATDRGPSTPQPYVYDDSGKGNYLQVRGSKPSPNVFSENVPTAVVDGKPNTRSLAIKRGEYVVTFYRPLAYYDMRKSWAIEASLMCNLLGTEQVFLCKEGANGQLGGDVSIGFDNMQKKYFVEMMCADGESRRIVAGEFVEAGQWYDVRAQANYDNKKDKTTLTIYVKLSSEKDFSKSNSIIFNGPAMRSDAGLWVIGRGFPSGSANNLAVLDGAIDEVKISGEALPRVAGQNPLFTDAFTADPTALVVGNTVYVYVGQDKATPGGWFNMPQWLCYSTTDMEHWTAHGSVLAAKDFLNANSNSAWASQVVEKNGKYYFYVTLDRKEGHFITVAVGDSPTGPFKEATPGKPLITDAMTTDSHRANSDIDPTVFIDDDGTPYLAWGNGDCYMVKLNKNMVELDGAITKVPFKNYSEGPWLFKRNNLYYNVYAADAPGVQPEQMCYSTAAKITGPWTYGGFVTGAAKHGFTIHPAVIEFKGQWYFFYHDGAYPLDGTPGGDCRRQVCAEYLYFNPDGSIKPITLTAEGISLTSKR
- a CDS encoding glycoside hydrolase family 43 protein gives rise to the protein MKKLKFLVFIFSFAFVAQTSAQNPFIQTNFSPDPAPMVYKGTVYAYTGDDIPGFDFYYMTKWRVFSSTDMVNWTNHGVPISLESFSWARDRAWAAQCIERNGKFYWYICAQSDKNDMAIGVAVSDSPTGPFKDAIGKPLIINGSWSNIDPTVAIDDDGQAYMYWGNGSLFYVKLNKDMISYSGDIVTVPLNNETFGGNRENRKLGIENKDTFIEGPWFYKRKNKYYMMFAGMGKGGETLSYSMSDDATGPWKYQGKIMEDQKTNSFTNHGGIIDYKNNSYVFYHTGHLPNGGSYGRASSVEQFNYNEDGTIPAVTATKEGVKPVGSINPFKRVEAETMAWSEKCSISQNDKIGVFVSSARLKGHIKVREVNFENQSPKSFSASIAAGLDGGILEVRADSIKGPIIASIDVPRTGGWEKFKTISSKITQEIKGTHDIYFCFNGHNITAGRELFNFDYWIFNKE
- a CDS encoding glycoside hydrolase family 43 protein is translated as MKNTTLLFLSTIMALFVLTGVNGQAQKSTSKNPAVFSKVVYQGDDQIYKKNPLKGDEFYTPILQGCYPDPAITKKGDDYYMVCSSFAMFPGVPIFHSKDLVNWTDLGGVLNNVNEFNPHDTGISAGVYAPGITYNPHNDTFYMIVTAFSGNLGNIIVKTKDPMKGWGSPIKLGFGGIDPSIFFDDNGKGYIVHNDAPDQGKELYNGHRVIKVWEYDVATDKVIPGTDKIIVDGGVDLSKKPIWIEAPHLYKKDGSYYLMCAEGGTGGNHSEVIFKSNSPKGPFIPASSNPILTQRYFPRERANKFDWAGHADLVKGPGDKYYGVFLGIRPNEKDRVNAGRETFILPVDWSGEFPVFENGLVPLEPKLKMPKGVTENKTGKDGFFPNGNFTFTENFTSQKLDYRWIGLRGPRENFATITKKGLQINPFAVNIKEVKPTSTLFHRQQHNSFSFATTMEYKPASEKDLAGIVCLQNEKFNYVFGVTKKGNDTYVLLERTEKGASKIIASSKIDIKKPVRLQVKAVGDSYEFSYSINGVDFTNLGGSVSGDILSTNVAGGFTGALVGLYATSTNDAKPN
- a CDS encoding family 43 glycosylhydrolase gives rise to the protein MNFKSIFKIEMMLIFISTISFAQNPLIQDQYTADPSARVFGDRVYVFPSHDILATEGKGRKDWFCMEDYHVFSSANLTDWTDHGMIVQQNKVPWVKPDSYSMWAPDCIERNGKYYFYFPSTPKDTINYKKGFTVGVAIADKPEGPYIPEPNPIKGIRGIDPNVFIDKDNQAYLYWSSGNVFVAKLKENMTELDSEVKTIENLPTKGLKEGPYLFERNGIYYLTYPHVENKIERLEYATADNPLGPFKVAGVIMDESPTGCWTNHQSIIEFKKEWYLFYHHNDLSPQFDKARSIRADYLHFNPDGSIQKVIPTLRGVGITMATDQIQIDRYSKMSDKGISNSFLDSSNSFMGWKTTFNQANSWMQYNTVDFGYKKLKSVSIKAFSEKGGAIQIRTKGIDGSVIAEVTVPKNSKWVEVKSPLLKFDSGIQNLFVVSKEDNQVEIDWIKFQ